The Microbacterium sp. LWH7-1.2 genome window below encodes:
- a CDS encoding LacI family DNA-binding transcriptional regulator — protein MTRRPTITDVAAAAGVSVATVSKAVNGRYGVASETVDRVLAVVAELGYESSLIASSMRSRKTGVIGVLVADFEPFSAEILKGVGEALRDSRYDLLAYSGSHGAAEGWERRSLSRLSGTLIDGAIMVTPTVVNVGADVPVVAIDPHTGPADLPTVECDSFGGALLATRYLIELGHTRIGFIAGRPDLRSSIARDAGYRRALADARIPLDPALVGSGSYQQDAVRMAALEMLRRPDRPTAIFAANDTSGLEIVRVASELGIDVPRKLSVIGFDDVPEASKATPALTTVRQPMQVLGAEAVGMLLELMEGKTPAVTHVKLPTRLVPRDTTAPPP, from the coding sequence ATGACCCGCCGACCCACCATCACCGACGTCGCCGCCGCTGCCGGCGTCTCGGTCGCAACCGTCTCGAAAGCTGTGAACGGTCGCTACGGAGTGGCAAGCGAGACGGTGGATCGGGTGCTCGCCGTGGTGGCGGAGCTCGGCTACGAGTCGAGCCTCATCGCCAGCAGCATGCGATCACGCAAGACGGGTGTCATCGGCGTCCTCGTCGCGGACTTCGAGCCCTTCAGCGCTGAGATCCTCAAGGGCGTGGGCGAGGCGCTGCGCGACTCGCGATACGACCTGCTCGCGTATTCCGGGTCGCACGGTGCCGCCGAGGGGTGGGAGCGGCGGTCGCTCTCCCGGCTGAGCGGCACGCTCATCGACGGCGCGATCATGGTCACCCCGACCGTGGTGAACGTCGGCGCCGACGTGCCGGTCGTCGCCATCGACCCGCACACCGGTCCCGCGGATCTCCCCACCGTCGAGTGCGACAGCTTCGGTGGCGCGCTGCTGGCGACGCGGTACCTCATCGAACTCGGGCACACGCGCATCGGCTTCATCGCGGGTCGCCCGGATCTCCGGTCTTCGATCGCGCGCGACGCCGGCTATCGACGAGCGCTGGCCGATGCGCGCATCCCCCTCGACCCGGCTCTCGTCGGCTCGGGGAGCTACCAGCAGGACGCCGTGCGCATGGCCGCCCTCGAGATGCTCCGCCGACCCGACCGGCCGACCGCGATCTTCGCCGCCAACGACACCTCGGGACTCGAGATCGTGCGGGTCGCGTCCGAGCTGGGCATCGACGTCCCGCGCAAGCTGTCGGTCATCGGATTCGACGACGTGCCCGAGGCCTCCAAGGCCACGCCCGCGCTCACGACGGTGCGCCAGCCCATGCAGGTGCTCGGTGCCGAGGCGGTCGGCATGCTGCTGGAACTGATGGAGGGCAAGACGCCCGCGGTCACGCACGTGAAGCTGCCGACGCGCCTCGTGCCACGGGACACCACCGCGCCACCACCGTGA
- a CDS encoding extracellular solute-binding protein produces MMGKRILAGSAALVIGALALAGCSAGGGNESGDGNVEMTLWQNSTTGPGQQFWKDAIAAFEDENPGVTIKMQSIQNEDMDGKLQTSLNAGDPPDIFLQRGGGKMAAMVQAGQLMDLTGKIEGEAKENISEGSFKAETYQDKVWAMPLSVLPGGIFYSQDLYNAAGVTETPTTIDELVEVNDKLKATGVAPLALGAKDAWPAAHWFYWFALRECSPKTVEETGDSKDFSDPCWLKAAEDLADFAATEPFNEGFLTTSAQQGAGSSAGLVANHQAGGELMGAWDPGVIASLTPDEKPLPDLAWYPFPEVPGGEGEPGSMMGGLDGYSCSAQAPKECVDFLNFIASDAQQTAYYKAFNSPPVNQAAQAEVTEPYLQQILEAYNAAPFVSQWLDTILGQNVGNALNVAVVDMLSGQSTPDEMIAAANSAGAKG; encoded by the coding sequence ATGATGGGCAAGAGAATCCTCGCGGGTTCTGCAGCACTGGTCATCGGCGCGCTGGCGCTCGCCGGATGCAGTGCCGGCGGCGGCAACGAGAGCGGAGACGGCAACGTCGAGATGACGCTGTGGCAGAACTCCACCACCGGCCCGGGCCAGCAGTTCTGGAAGGACGCGATCGCCGCGTTCGAAGACGAGAACCCCGGCGTCACGATCAAGATGCAGTCGATCCAGAACGAGGACATGGACGGCAAGCTGCAGACCTCGCTCAACGCGGGCGACCCGCCGGACATCTTCCTGCAGCGAGGCGGCGGCAAGATGGCCGCCATGGTGCAGGCGGGTCAGCTGATGGACCTGACCGGCAAGATCGAGGGCGAGGCGAAGGAGAACATCTCGGAGGGCTCCTTCAAGGCCGAGACCTACCAGGACAAGGTGTGGGCGATGCCCCTGTCGGTGCTTCCCGGCGGCATCTTCTACAGCCAGGACCTCTACAACGCGGCGGGCGTCACCGAGACTCCGACGACGATCGACGAACTCGTCGAGGTGAACGACAAGCTGAAGGCCACCGGCGTCGCTCCGCTCGCGCTCGGCGCGAAGGACGCGTGGCCGGCAGCGCACTGGTTCTACTGGTTCGCGCTGCGCGAGTGCTCCCCCAAGACCGTGGAGGAGACGGGCGACTCGAAGGACTTCAGCGACCCGTGCTGGCTCAAGGCCGCCGAGGATCTCGCGGACTTCGCCGCCACCGAGCCGTTCAACGAGGGCTTCCTCACCACCTCCGCCCAGCAGGGCGCCGGCAGCTCGGCGGGCCTTGTCGCCAACCACCAGGCGGGTGGCGAACTGATGGGGGCGTGGGACCCGGGCGTGATCGCCTCGCTCACCCCTGACGAGAAGCCTCTCCCCGACCTGGCGTGGTACCCGTTCCCCGAGGTGCCGGGCGGTGAGGGCGAGCCCGGCTCGATGATGGGCGGTCTCGACGGCTACTCCTGCTCCGCGCAGGCGCCGAAGGAGTGCGTCGACTTCCTCAACTTCATCGCGTCGGACGCGCAGCAGACCGCCTACTACAAGGCGTTCAACTCGCCCCCCGTCAACCAGGCCGCGCAGGCCGAGGTGACCGAGCCGTACCTCCAGCAGATCCTCGAGGCCTACAACGCGGCCCCGTTCGTCTCGCAGTGGCTCGACACGATCCTCGGGCAGAACGTCGGCAACGCGCTGAACGTCGCCGTGGTCGACATGCTCTCCGGCCAGAGCACGCCCGACGAGATGATCGCTGCGGCCAACTCGGCCGGCGCGAAGGGATAA
- a CDS encoding sugar ABC transporter permease, with product MHKSATPSTDDRPETDLAQRTGGGGDTPPPSASPRRRRRGIGWSGRLEIAVLVGPALIFFVGFVIFPVIMAAYYGFFNWHGYGPPTEFIGLKNYVTILTDPDFQEALGHNGFIMVMSLVLQGPVALLLALLLNRKMRGQSIIRVLIFVPYVIAEVVVGTGFSLMLATNGALNGLLENLGLDQLTRDWLADPSIAIWTLMAILTWKYVGFAVILFLAGLQGIPEELYEAAAIDGATYWQIQRRITIPLLGPTLRIWAFLSIIGALQLFDLVYIIWGQYVAPVAGTSTMATYMVANGRNAGNFGYGNAVAVVIFLISLIVALVYQRFVLRRDTAGALTERTDG from the coding sequence ATGCACAAGAGCGCGACACCGAGCACGGACGATCGCCCGGAGACGGATCTCGCGCAGCGGACCGGGGGCGGCGGCGACACGCCGCCGCCCTCGGCATCGCCGCGCCGCCGGCGCCGCGGGATCGGATGGTCGGGCCGCCTGGAGATCGCGGTGCTGGTCGGACCCGCACTGATCTTCTTCGTCGGCTTCGTCATCTTCCCGGTCATCATGGCGGCGTACTACGGCTTCTTCAACTGGCACGGCTACGGCCCGCCGACCGAGTTCATCGGCCTCAAGAACTACGTCACGATCCTCACCGACCCGGACTTCCAAGAGGCGCTGGGCCACAACGGCTTCATCATGGTGATGTCGCTGGTGCTGCAGGGGCCCGTGGCGCTGCTGCTGGCGCTCCTGCTCAACCGCAAGATGCGCGGGCAGTCGATCATCCGCGTGCTCATCTTCGTTCCCTACGTGATCGCAGAGGTCGTCGTGGGAACGGGCTTCAGCCTGATGCTCGCCACCAACGGCGCGCTCAACGGGCTGCTGGAGAACCTGGGCCTCGACCAGCTCACACGCGACTGGCTGGCAGATCCCAGCATCGCGATCTGGACGCTCATGGCGATCCTGACGTGGAAGTACGTCGGCTTCGCCGTCATCCTCTTCCTCGCCGGTCTGCAGGGGATCCCGGAGGAGCTCTACGAGGCGGCCGCCATCGACGGCGCCACCTACTGGCAGATCCAGCGACGGATCACGATCCCGCTGCTCGGCCCGACGCTGCGCATCTGGGCATTCCTGTCGATCATCGGCGCGCTCCAGCTGTTCGACCTCGTCTACATCATCTGGGGCCAGTACGTGGCACCCGTCGCCGGCACCTCGACGATGGCGACCTACATGGTCGCCAACGGCCGCAACGCGGGCAACTTCGGGTACGGCAACGCCGTCGCCGTCGTCATCTTCCTCATCTCTCTGATCGTCGCGCTCGTCTACCAGCGCTTCGTCCTGCGCCGCGACACGGCGGGGGCACTCACCGAAAGGACCGACGGATGA
- a CDS encoding carbohydrate ABC transporter permease, translating into MTAVPVAIDAVATTPPHAPRRQRMRAGTPAVYFVALVVIALMLGPVIYIILGGFRSNSQITTNPAGLPDPWVFTNYLDVLTESTFWTLVLNSTIVGVATTVGVIALGLMASYVLARYHFRGRGALYALFAAGLMFPITVAITPLYIVVRDMGLINTLAGVILPQIAFALPTTIIILVPFLRAIPDEIQEAAFIDGCSRLGFFWRMVVPLAVPGVITVGILAFIASWNSYLLPLYLLNDNANFTLPLGVQAFSSQYSVDTAKVLAFTSLSMIPALAFFSLFERRIVGGLTGAVKG; encoded by the coding sequence ATGACCGCCGTCCCCGTCGCGATCGACGCTGTCGCGACCACGCCACCGCACGCGCCGCGGCGCCAGCGCATGCGAGCCGGCACCCCCGCCGTCTACTTCGTCGCGCTCGTCGTGATCGCGCTGATGCTCGGGCCGGTGATCTACATCATCCTGGGCGGCTTCCGCTCCAACTCGCAGATCACCACGAACCCGGCGGGCCTGCCCGATCCGTGGGTGTTCACGAACTACCTCGACGTGCTCACCGAGAGCACGTTCTGGACGCTCGTGCTCAACTCGACGATCGTCGGGGTGGCCACCACGGTCGGAGTCATCGCGCTGGGCCTGATGGCCAGCTACGTCCTCGCCCGCTACCACTTCCGCGGGCGCGGGGCGCTGTACGCGCTCTTCGCCGCGGGACTCATGTTCCCGATCACGGTCGCCATCACGCCGCTGTACATCGTGGTGCGCGACATGGGACTGATCAACACATTGGCCGGCGTCATCCTCCCGCAGATCGCCTTCGCCCTGCCGACGACGATCATCATCCTGGTGCCGTTCCTGCGGGCCATCCCCGACGAGATCCAGGAAGCGGCCTTCATCGACGGCTGCAGCAGGCTCGGCTTCTTCTGGCGGATGGTGGTCCCGCTCGCGGTACCCGGAGTGATCACCGTGGGGATCCTCGCGTTCATCGCGAGCTGGAACAGCTACCTGCTGCCGCTGTACCTGCTCAACGACAACGCGAACTTCACGCTCCCCCTGGGCGTGCAGGCCTTCTCGTCGCAGTACTCGGTCGACACCGCGAAGGTGCTCGCCTTCACCTCGCTGTCGATGATCCCCGCGCTGGCGTTCTTCAGCCTGTTCGAGAGACGGATCGTCGGCGGTCTGACGGGAGCTGTCAAGGGATGA
- a CDS encoding glycoside hydrolase family 3 N-terminal domain-containing protein translates to MSDHELRAVSERVLALHARMSLDEKLAQLVGYWVDQGNEVVAPMAGEMVTSTRYEDATAHGIGHLTRVYGTRPVDPVARAEWLWAEQRRLREQTRLGIPAIVHEECLTGLAAWKAATFPTPLAWGAAFDPALTEELGAAIGRSMAALGIHQGLAPVLDVIMDPRWGRVDECIAEDPYVVGTIGTAYVKGLQSAGVHATLKHFAGYSASQAGRNHAPVHMGHRRLQDIMLPPFEMAVRDGGVRSVMNSYAEIDGVPVASNPGLLTALLRDEWGFDGTVVADYFSVAFLHALHGVAADLGEAALLALRAGIDVELPTGDAFAEPLRALLDSNAQARADVDRAVLRVLSQKEELGLLDEDFSSPPTQIDLDGPELRDLARRTAEESVVLLANDGVLPLAAPRTIALIGPNANAAESLMGCYSFANHVLAHHPGTPLGFAIPTVAEALRAEFRDADIVLERGCEVQGDDEHAIAAAASAAADAEVAIVVVGDRAGLFGRGTVGEGNDVDDLELPGVQRRLVEAVVATGTPTVVVVVSGRPYAIGWMLDGATAAAAVLQAFFPGEEGGPAIARIISGATEPSGRLPISLPRSAGAQPYTYLHPVLGGPTEITSADNTPARPFGFGLTYTSFAREDLTASDAATDGTITVQVRLSNVGDRPGTDVVQLYARDLVGSVTRPVAQLLAYQRVALEPGESATVTFTVPTSRLAFTGRDGHRIVEPGAVDLWVGGSCAERDTEARIELVGPVHPITADAARTATATVSALVPDPR, encoded by the coding sequence ATGAGCGACCACGAACTGCGCGCCGTCTCGGAGCGCGTCCTCGCACTGCACGCCCGGATGTCCCTCGACGAGAAGCTCGCACAGCTCGTCGGGTACTGGGTCGACCAGGGGAACGAGGTCGTCGCGCCGATGGCCGGCGAGATGGTGACCTCGACGCGGTACGAGGACGCCACCGCCCACGGCATCGGACACCTCACGCGCGTCTACGGCACGCGGCCGGTGGACCCGGTCGCCCGCGCCGAGTGGCTCTGGGCGGAGCAGCGACGCCTGCGGGAGCAGACGCGCCTCGGGATTCCCGCCATCGTGCACGAGGAATGCCTCACCGGGCTCGCGGCGTGGAAGGCCGCGACCTTCCCGACGCCGCTGGCCTGGGGGGCGGCCTTCGACCCCGCGCTCACCGAGGAGCTCGGTGCGGCGATCGGTCGTTCCATGGCCGCGCTCGGAATCCACCAGGGCCTCGCGCCGGTGCTCGACGTCATCATGGACCCCCGATGGGGCCGTGTCGACGAGTGCATCGCCGAGGACCCCTACGTCGTCGGCACGATCGGCACCGCGTACGTGAAGGGACTGCAGTCGGCCGGCGTCCACGCCACCTTGAAGCACTTCGCGGGGTACTCCGCGTCGCAGGCGGGCCGCAACCACGCGCCCGTGCACATGGGGCACCGACGGCTGCAGGACATCATGCTCCCGCCGTTCGAGATGGCGGTCCGCGACGGCGGGGTCCGGTCGGTGATGAACTCGTACGCCGAGATCGACGGTGTCCCCGTCGCCTCCAACCCGGGACTGCTCACCGCCCTCCTGCGCGACGAGTGGGGATTCGACGGCACCGTCGTGGCGGACTACTTCTCCGTCGCGTTCCTTCACGCCCTGCACGGGGTCGCGGCCGATCTCGGCGAGGCCGCGCTGCTGGCGCTGCGCGCCGGGATCGACGTCGAGCTGCCGACGGGCGACGCGTTCGCCGAGCCCCTGCGCGCGCTCCTCGACTCGAACGCCCAGGCGCGCGCCGATGTGGACCGCGCCGTGCTGCGCGTGCTCTCGCAGAAGGAGGAGCTGGGCCTGCTCGACGAGGACTTCTCGTCGCCGCCGACCCAGATCGACCTCGATGGCCCGGAGCTTCGCGATCTCGCCCGTCGGACGGCCGAGGAGTCGGTCGTCCTGCTCGCCAACGACGGTGTGCTCCCACTGGCGGCGCCGCGCACCATCGCCCTCATCGGCCCCAACGCCAACGCGGCGGAGTCACTGATGGGCTGCTACTCGTTCGCCAACCATGTGCTCGCTCACCATCCGGGCACGCCGCTGGGCTTCGCGATCCCCACCGTCGCCGAGGCGTTGCGCGCGGAGTTCCGTGACGCGGACATCGTGCTCGAACGGGGCTGCGAGGTCCAGGGCGACGACGAGCACGCCATCGCGGCCGCCGCCAGCGCGGCGGCCGACGCCGAGGTCGCGATCGTGGTCGTGGGCGATCGCGCCGGCCTGTTCGGACGGGGCACCGTCGGCGAGGGCAACGACGTGGACGACCTGGAGCTGCCCGGTGTGCAGCGCCGGCTCGTCGAGGCCGTGGTCGCCACGGGCACCCCCACCGTCGTGGTCGTCGTCTCCGGGCGCCCGTACGCGATCGGCTGGATGCTCGACGGCGCAACGGCTGCCGCTGCGGTGCTGCAGGCCTTCTTCCCCGGGGAGGAAGGCGGACCCGCGATCGCGCGCATCATCTCAGGCGCGACCGAGCCGTCCGGCCGGCTGCCCATCTCCCTTCCTCGCTCGGCGGGCGCCCAGCCCTACACGTACCTGCACCCGGTCCTCGGCGGCCCCACCGAGATCACGAGCGCCGACAACACGCCGGCGCGGCCGTTCGGCTTCGGACTGACGTACACCTCGTTCGCCCGAGAGGATCTCACGGCTTCGGATGCCGCCACCGACGGCACGATCACGGTGCAGGTGCGTCTGTCGAACGTGGGAGACCGCCCGGGCACCGATGTCGTGCAGCTCTACGCACGGGACCTCGTCGGCTCGGTCACCCGCCCCGTCGCACAGCTCCTCGCGTATCAGCGCGTCGCGCTGGAGCCCGGGGAGTCGGCGACGGTCACCTTCACGGTGCCGACGTCCCGGCTCGCGTTCACCGGACGGGACGGTCATCGCATCGTCGAGCCCGGTGCGGTGGACCTGTGGGTCGGCGGCTCCTGCGCCGAACGCGACACCGAAGCCCGGATCGAGCTCGTCGGCCCCGTTCATCCGATCACCGCCGACGCAGCTCGGACGGCCACGGCGACGGTCTCGGCCCTGGTCCCCGACCCCCGTTGA
- a CDS encoding Gfo/Idh/MocA family oxidoreductase gives MGGTVTDIGIVGLGVISRQYLDTLLSASSVRIAAVADLDLARAQAAAEGIPGCRALTTSELLEDRGIRTVLNLTIPAAHAEIALAAIAQGKDVYGEKPLAATFADAVRITDAAAAAGVRVGGAPDTVLGTGVQTARAAIDDGRIGQPVSASAMWISAGHESWHPQPDFYYREGGGPLLDMGPYYVTSLVQLLGPVTAVSGASSRSRDERVIGSGLRVGERVPVEVDTHLTGILHHASGAISTVTMSFDGVRSTAAPIEVHGVDGSLLVPDPNNFAGDVQLHPRAGSWETLDPSAGYVDSGRGIGLIDFAAGDVRASGAMALHVLEIMTALAASAASGAREPLTTTVERPSLVPLTPAEVWRSR, from the coding sequence GTGGGCGGCACGGTGACGGACATCGGGATCGTCGGGCTCGGCGTCATCTCACGGCAGTACCTCGACACGCTCCTGAGCGCGTCGAGCGTGCGCATCGCCGCGGTCGCCGACCTCGACCTCGCCCGGGCACAGGCTGCGGCGGAGGGCATCCCGGGGTGCCGCGCGCTCACGACCTCCGAGCTGCTCGAGGATCGCGGCATCCGCACCGTCCTCAACCTCACGATCCCCGCGGCCCACGCCGAGATCGCACTCGCCGCCATCGCGCAGGGCAAGGACGTCTACGGCGAGAAGCCGCTCGCGGCGACCTTCGCGGACGCAGTCCGGATCACGGATGCCGCGGCCGCCGCGGGCGTGCGCGTCGGGGGTGCGCCCGACACGGTGCTCGGCACCGGCGTCCAGACCGCGCGCGCCGCGATCGACGACGGGCGCATCGGGCAGCCGGTGTCGGCATCGGCGATGTGGATCTCTGCCGGCCACGAGTCGTGGCATCCGCAGCCCGATTTCTACTACCGCGAGGGCGGCGGGCCGCTGCTGGACATGGGGCCGTACTACGTGACGTCGCTCGTGCAGCTGCTCGGACCCGTGACCGCCGTGTCGGGTGCGTCGTCGCGGTCGCGCGACGAGCGCGTGATCGGCTCCGGCCTCCGAGTGGGGGAGCGCGTGCCGGTCGAGGTCGACACGCACCTCACGGGCATCCTGCATCACGCGTCGGGCGCGATCTCGACCGTGACCATGAGCTTCGACGGCGTACGCTCGACCGCCGCGCCCATCGAGGTGCACGGGGTCGACGGGTCCCTGCTCGTTCCCGACCCGAACAACTTCGCGGGGGACGTGCAGCTGCATCCGCGCGCCGGCTCGTGGGAGACGCTGGATCCGTCGGCGGGGTACGTCGACTCGGGCCGCGGCATCGGGCTCATCGACTTCGCCGCCGGCGACGTGCGCGCCAGCGGCGCCATGGCCCTGCATGTGCTGGAGATCATGACCGCGCTCGCCGCGTCCGCCGCCTCGGGTGCGCGGGAGCCGCTGACGACGACCGTCGAGCGCCCTTCGCTCGTCCCCCTGACGCCCGCGGAGGTCTGGAGAAGCCGCTGA
- a CDS encoding ThuA domain-containing protein — protein sequence MTRTALVVRGGWDGHHPVEATDLYLPFLRSSGFDVTVEEDPEVYADADRMAEVDLVLQSVTMSQASNEAIRGLRDAVAAGTGLAGWHGGIADSFRASSDYLQLVGGQFATHPSKHPDEVHGDQSDNYLDYTVEITELGRTHDITAGIGDFVLTTEQYWVLHDDLNDVLATTTHPVQPYHPWHRPIVSPAVWTRDWGQGRVFVSTPGHSLDVLRDDNVRTIIERGLLWAAR from the coding sequence ATGACCCGCACCGCCCTCGTCGTCCGCGGCGGATGGGACGGCCACCACCCGGTCGAGGCGACCGACCTCTACCTGCCGTTCCTCCGCTCCAGCGGCTTCGACGTCACCGTCGAGGAAGACCCCGAGGTGTACGCCGACGCCGACCGCATGGCAGAGGTCGACCTCGTGCTGCAGTCGGTCACGATGTCGCAGGCCTCCAACGAGGCGATCCGTGGACTCCGCGACGCCGTCGCCGCCGGCACCGGCCTCGCCGGCTGGCACGGCGGCATCGCGGACTCGTTCCGCGCGAGCTCGGACTACCTCCAGCTCGTGGGAGGTCAGTTCGCGACCCACCCGTCGAAGCACCCCGACGAGGTGCACGGCGACCAGTCCGACAACTACCTCGACTACACGGTCGAGATCACCGAGCTCGGCCGCACGCACGACATCACCGCCGGCATCGGCGACTTCGTCCTCACCACCGAGCAGTACTGGGTGCTGCACGACGATCTCAACGACGTGCTGGCGACGACGACGCACCCCGTGCAGCCGTACCACCCGTGGCATCGCCCGATCGTCTCGCCCGCGGTGTGGACGCGCGATTGGGGCCAGGGCCGCGTGTTCGTCTCGACGCCGGGGCACAGCCTCGACGTGCTGCGGGACGACAACGTCCGCACCATCATCGAGAGGGGGCTGCTGTGGGCGGCACGGTGA
- a CDS encoding Gfo/Idh/MocA family oxidoreductase, translating to MTTMTSPLRIALIGTGFMGRMHTQAWRTAPHFFDLPLAPERVLLIGRRADATAEAAARWEWPEHGVDWREAVERDDIDVIDICTPGDTHAEIALAALAAGKHVLCEKPLANSVAEAQEMTDAAAAASVRSGVVAMCGFSYRRTPALALARELIAEGRIGEIRHVRAQYLQDWLSDPDSPHTWRLDRDRAGSGALGDIGAHSIDTAQWLSGQSISAVSATVRTFVTSRPRRSAVEGLGGVADDTSDRLPVTVDDAAAFTARFEGGALGVFEATRLATGRRNANRIEINGDRGSIAFDFERMNELEVYDAAADDAQGFRRVQVTEAQHPYAGAWWPPGHGLGYEHLFTHQAVDFVRAVAGEIPVSPGFADATQVQRVLAAVEQSAAHDSILTPVGAAALRPTSTLDERNQEGIPV from the coding sequence ATGACGACGATGACATCGCCGCTGCGGATCGCGCTGATCGGCACCGGCTTCATGGGCCGCATGCACACGCAGGCCTGGCGCACGGCGCCGCACTTCTTCGACCTCCCGCTCGCGCCGGAGCGGGTGCTCCTCATCGGCCGCCGCGCCGACGCGACCGCCGAGGCTGCCGCGCGCTGGGAGTGGCCCGAGCACGGAGTCGACTGGCGAGAAGCCGTCGAGCGCGACGACATCGACGTGATCGACATCTGCACGCCCGGCGACACCCACGCCGAGATCGCGCTCGCCGCGCTCGCCGCCGGCAAGCATGTGCTGTGCGAGAAGCCGCTCGCGAACTCGGTCGCCGAGGCGCAGGAGATGACGGATGCCGCGGCCGCAGCTTCCGTCCGCTCCGGCGTGGTCGCGATGTGCGGTTTCAGCTACCGTCGCACGCCGGCGCTCGCGCTCGCCCGCGAGCTCATCGCGGAGGGCCGCATCGGCGAGATCCGGCACGTGCGCGCGCAGTACCTGCAGGACTGGCTGAGCGACCCCGATTCCCCGCACACGTGGCGCCTCGATCGCGATCGCGCGGGCTCCGGCGCGCTCGGCGACATCGGCGCGCACAGCATCGACACCGCCCAGTGGCTGAGCGGTCAGAGCATCTCGGCGGTGTCCGCGACCGTGCGCACATTCGTCACCTCGCGCCCGCGCCGCTCGGCGGTCGAGGGGCTGGGAGGCGTGGCCGACGACACGTCCGACCGGCTTCCGGTGACTGTCGACGACGCCGCCGCCTTCACCGCGCGCTTCGAGGGCGGAGCGCTCGGCGTCTTCGAGGCCACGCGGCTGGCGACGGGTCGCCGCAACGCCAACCGCATCGAGATCAACGGCGACCGCGGGTCGATCGCGTTCGACTTCGAGCGCATGAACGAGCTCGAGGTGTACGACGCCGCCGCCGATGACGCGCAGGGCTTCCGGCGCGTGCAGGTGACCGAGGCGCAGCATCCGTATGCCGGAGCCTGGTGGCCCCCAGGACACGGTCTCGGCTACGAGCACCTGTTCACGCACCAGGCCGTCGACTTCGTGCGCGCCGTCGCCGGCGAGATCCCGGTCTCGCCGGGCTTCGCCGACGCGACGCAGGTGCAGCGCGTGCTCGCCGCGGTGGAGCAGAGCGCCGCCCACGACAGCATCCTCACGCCGGTGGGAGCCGCCGCGTTGCGACCCACAAGCACGCTCGACGAGCGGAATCAAGAAGGGATCCCCGTATGA
- a CDS encoding LacI family DNA-binding transcriptional regulator, with protein sequence MPARVTLAAVAADAGVSVATASRALSGRGDLAPATRRRVLTAARTLGYARDAAAGGRPPGTARLVDLVLGWFHNAYSDEVTAGARSAAAAAGFDLVLTEERDTPDDDWPMRIRRRGSAGVVLGLISPTASQLAAITDAQIPVVLMDPQAETSRGLPSVRTTDRDGGFAAASHLVQRGATRFAIVLGSPPYRYGRARNAGFREGLRSAAPGADLVALQADWSGAAAREAALPVLRGLRPGERLGIFACTDEMAAGVYSAAAAAGRRIPDEVLVVGFDDLRAARWLTPPLTTVRQPIREMAAAAVTALADAAAGAALPPSPIVLPTELIARGST encoded by the coding sequence ATGCCCGCTCGCGTGACCCTCGCCGCCGTCGCGGCCGACGCAGGAGTGAGCGTGGCCACCGCCTCACGGGCCCTCTCGGGCCGCGGCGACCTCGCGCCGGCGACTCGACGCCGGGTGCTGACTGCGGCGCGCACGCTCGGGTACGCCCGCGACGCGGCAGCCGGCGGGCGTCCGCCCGGCACCGCGCGTCTCGTCGACCTCGTGCTCGGATGGTTCCACAACGCGTACTCCGACGAGGTGACCGCGGGCGCGCGGAGCGCGGCCGCCGCTGCCGGCTTCGACCTGGTGCTCACCGAGGAGCGCGACACCCCCGACGACGACTGGCCGATGCGCATCCGCCGGCGCGGTTCGGCGGGCGTGGTGCTCGGGCTGATCTCGCCGACGGCATCGCAATTGGCCGCGATCACGGATGCGCAGATCCCGGTCGTGCTGATGGATCCGCAGGCCGAGACCTCCCGGGGACTCCCGAGCGTGCGCACGACCGACCGCGACGGCGGGTTCGCGGCGGCCAGCCATCTCGTGCAGCGCGGCGCGACGCGGTTCGCCATCGTGCTCGGCTCTCCGCCGTACCGCTACGGCCGCGCGCGGAACGCGGGCTTCCGCGAGGGACTGCGTTCGGCTGCCCCCGGCGCCGACCTCGTCGCGCTGCAGGCGGACTGGAGCGGCGCGGCCGCGCGCGAGGCGGCGCTCCCGGTGCTCCGCGGCCTGCGGCCCGGTGAACGGCTCGGCATCTTCGCGTGCACGGACGAGATGGCGGCGGGGGTGTACTCGGCGGCTGCCGCGGCCGGGCGCCGCATCCCCGACGAGGTGCTCGTCGTGGGCTTCGACGATCTTCGTGCCGCGCGATGGCTGACCCCGCCCCTCACGACCGTGCGTCAGCCGATCCGCGAGATGGCCGCGGCCGCCGTGACGGCCCTCGCCGACGCCGCGGCCGGCGCTGCACTTCCGCCGTCGCCGATCGTGCTGCCGACCGAGCTCATCGCCCGCGGCTCCACCTGA